The Streptomyces sp. NBC_00162 genome window below encodes:
- a CDS encoding methyltransferase domain-containing protein: protein MTGEPMDSNLAIQPPTGGQAFDEGQVRLYYSRKTADILHKYGPGPRVHFHVGLFAPGATPNTTVSQRVLKCRIVESQEAIVEHAARTWGAYATPPGRLLDIGCGIGGGSLYWAQEHGTKVTGLTVAADHVPVIEDFARQAGVSDRVTPLLADIHTFSTRKKYDAAYAIESSGYMDRERLFEVVAKSLKPGGWFGIQEHFICRPEWTEFIDGYYKTRLGTLTEYITAAEAAGFELEQDEDVTDRVAEFWVQSMAWNTAELDRVERCGAPSAWSRERLQESTITHGKLFRIWRDHALETRLLLFRLGGGN from the coding sequence ATGACCGGAGAACCGATGGACAGCAACCTCGCCATCCAGCCCCCCACGGGTGGCCAGGCGTTCGATGAAGGCCAAGTGCGCCTGTACTACAGCCGCAAGACGGCTGACATCCTTCACAAGTACGGGCCGGGACCGCGGGTCCACTTCCACGTGGGGCTCTTCGCTCCCGGCGCGACACCGAACACCACCGTCTCCCAGCGGGTACTCAAGTGCCGCATCGTCGAGTCCCAGGAGGCGATAGTCGAGCACGCGGCCCGCACCTGGGGCGCGTACGCGACTCCGCCCGGCCGCCTCCTCGACATCGGCTGCGGTATCGGCGGCGGTTCCCTCTACTGGGCCCAGGAGCACGGCACGAAGGTCACCGGCCTCACCGTCGCCGCCGACCACGTCCCCGTCATCGAGGACTTCGCCCGCCAGGCCGGCGTGTCCGACCGGGTGACCCCGCTGCTCGCCGACATCCACACGTTCAGCACCCGCAAGAAGTACGACGCCGCGTACGCCATCGAGAGTTCCGGCTACATGGACCGTGAGCGGCTCTTCGAAGTCGTGGCCAAGTCCCTGAAACCGGGCGGATGGTTCGGAATCCAGGAACACTTCATCTGCCGTCCCGAGTGGACCGAGTTCATCGACGGCTACTACAAGACGCGCCTCGGCACCCTCACCGAATACATCACCGCCGCCGAGGCCGCCGGCTTCGAACTGGAGCAGGACGAGGACGTCACGGACCGGGTCGCCGAGTTCTGGGTGCAGTCCATGGCCTGGAACACCGCCGAACTGGACCGGGTGGAGCGGTGCGGCGCCCCGTCCGCCTGGTCGCGCGAGCGGCTCCAGGAGTCCACCATCACGCACGGCAAGCTGTTCCGCATCTGGCGCGACCACGCTCTGGAGACCCGGCTCCTGCTGTTCCGTCTCGGCGGGGGCAACTGA
- a CDS encoding terpene synthase family protein: MAPVYREDARPSRIGWQLPPFYWPFERDLIHPKAAELEERAIAWIDAFGFYPDATERAWGLATRSVDFTCRIIPYGDVEPMLLFAEWNYWAFATDDWQDSDAGAARTASVVDQGTRLIRTLEAPGSGLLPPGPHTAALEDLVARTRAMLTPFQLRRFTEGVRDWVFGAASQAANAERGVMPSLNDFAATRISVGGTRFLLTWCDVANGIDVPAEVLYSAPVQALTDAAGFIVACDNDLFSYNKDDHHEPLEQNLLNVLARDYGCTPAEALPAAYALRDRAVTLFVRLSEQLARDADDHLGRYLVSVEHWIAGDTEYHNRAPRYASPRNRNVLPVEGASYGITWSDTPSDPSIEPLPIPALAWWWQQLDDASR; this comes from the coding sequence ATGGCACCCGTCTACCGCGAGGACGCCCGCCCCTCCCGCATAGGCTGGCAGCTGCCCCCGTTCTACTGGCCGTTCGAAAGGGATCTGATCCATCCCAAGGCGGCCGAGCTCGAGGAGCGGGCCATTGCCTGGATCGACGCTTTCGGCTTCTACCCCGACGCCACCGAGCGCGCCTGGGGACTGGCTACCCGCAGCGTCGACTTCACCTGCCGGATCATCCCGTACGGCGATGTGGAGCCGATGCTCCTCTTCGCCGAGTGGAACTACTGGGCCTTCGCCACCGACGACTGGCAGGACTCAGACGCCGGCGCTGCGCGTACGGCGTCCGTCGTCGACCAGGGCACCCGGCTCATCCGGACGCTCGAGGCGCCCGGCTCCGGCCTGCTTCCGCCGGGGCCGCACACCGCCGCGCTGGAAGACCTGGTGGCCCGCACCCGGGCCATGCTCACCCCTTTCCAGCTGCGCCGCTTCACCGAGGGCGTCCGGGACTGGGTGTTCGGCGCCGCCTCACAGGCCGCGAACGCCGAGCGGGGCGTCATGCCGAGCCTCAACGACTTCGCGGCGACGCGGATCTCGGTCGGCGGCACCCGGTTCCTCCTGACCTGGTGCGACGTGGCCAACGGGATCGACGTACCGGCCGAGGTGCTGTATTCCGCGCCCGTCCAGGCCCTGACCGACGCCGCCGGGTTCATCGTCGCCTGCGACAACGACCTGTTCTCGTACAACAAGGACGACCACCACGAGCCGCTGGAACAGAATCTGCTCAACGTGCTGGCCCGGGACTACGGCTGTACGCCCGCCGAAGCGCTGCCCGCCGCGTACGCGCTGCGGGACCGGGCGGTGACGCTGTTCGTCCGGCTGAGCGAGCAGCTGGCGCGCGACGCCGACGACCACCTCGGGCGCTATCTCGTCTCTGTGGAGCACTGGATCGCGGGGGACACCGAGTACCACAACCGGGCGCCGCGCTACGCCAGTCCGCGCAACCGCAACGTACTTCCCGTCGAGGGGGCTTCGTACGGGATCACCTGGAGCGATACGCCCAGCGACCCGAGCATCGAGCCGCTGCCGATCCCGGCTCTCGCCTGGTGGTGGCAGCAGCTCGACGACGCCTCGCGCTGA
- a CDS encoding cytochrome P450, translating to MTTPPSPASPTPPPGCPAHRLYGPEAEADPMGLYEKLRAEHGAVAPVLVQGDLPAWLVLGHRENLDVARTPSRFSRDPRGWRDQQEGRVPADHPLTPMTAWQPVCHLVDGAEHERLRGAVTESLERFDRRGIRRYVKRFADQLIDQFAESGRGDLVADFAEPLPMLVMTQLVGAPDSYGPRLVEAARDMLQGTETAVASFEYVSDILRELVMRKRAVPNRDFTTWMTEHPTSLSDDEIVEHLRLVMIAAFETTANLIANTLRMVLTDGRFRANLSGGHMTLPDALEQVLWDEPPFMTILGRWATGDTELGGAQIKAGDMLLLGLGAGNVDPDIRPDLTVPVHGNRSHLAFSSGPHECPGQDIGRAIADTGIDNLLTRLPDLELAVPEDELQWTSSLMSRHLVALPVRFTPRGSTVTGSTPVPRSAARTPRTPPPVVPVPGERPTGRGSWWARLLGRR from the coding sequence GTGACCACTCCCCCCTCCCCCGCCTCTCCCACTCCGCCGCCGGGCTGCCCCGCACACCGGCTCTACGGCCCCGAGGCCGAGGCCGACCCGATGGGCCTGTACGAGAAGCTGCGTGCCGAGCACGGTGCGGTGGCCCCCGTCCTCGTCCAGGGCGATCTGCCGGCCTGGCTGGTGCTCGGCCACCGCGAGAACCTGGACGTGGCACGCACTCCGTCGCGGTTCTCCCGGGACCCGCGCGGCTGGCGGGACCAGCAGGAGGGCAGGGTCCCGGCCGACCACCCGCTCACGCCGATGACCGCATGGCAGCCCGTGTGCCACCTGGTCGACGGTGCGGAGCACGAGCGGCTGCGCGGTGCGGTCACCGAGTCGCTGGAACGCTTCGACCGGCGCGGCATACGACGGTACGTCAAGCGCTTCGCCGATCAGCTGATCGACCAGTTCGCCGAGTCCGGGCGGGGCGATCTCGTCGCGGACTTCGCCGAGCCGCTGCCGATGCTGGTGATGACCCAGCTGGTCGGGGCACCGGATTCGTACGGCCCGCGCCTGGTCGAGGCCGCCCGCGACATGCTCCAGGGCACCGAGACGGCCGTGGCCAGCTTCGAGTACGTCTCGGACATCCTCCGCGAACTCGTGATGCGCAAGCGGGCGGTGCCCAACCGGGACTTCACGACGTGGATGACGGAGCACCCGACGTCGCTGAGCGACGACGAGATCGTGGAGCACCTGCGCCTGGTGATGATCGCGGCCTTCGAGACGACCGCAAACCTGATCGCGAACACCCTGCGCATGGTGCTCACCGACGGCCGCTTCCGCGCGAACCTCTCCGGCGGGCACATGACGCTGCCGGACGCGCTGGAGCAGGTCCTGTGGGACGAGCCGCCGTTCATGACGATCCTCGGGCGCTGGGCCACCGGCGACACCGAGCTCGGCGGGGCGCAGATCAAGGCCGGGGACATGCTGCTGCTGGGCCTCGGGGCCGGCAACGTCGATCCGGATATCCGCCCCGACCTGACGGTGCCCGTCCACGGCAACCGCTCCCACCTGGCCTTCAGCAGCGGCCCGCACGAATGCCCCGGACAGGACATCGGCCGGGCCATCGCGGACACGGGCATCGACAACCTGCTGACCCGGCTGCCCGACCTGGAGCTGGCCGTCCCCGAGGACGAGCTCCAGTGGACTTCCTCGCTGATGTCCCGTCACCTGGTGGCGCTCCCGGTCCGGTTCACCCCACGGGGCAGCACCGTCACCGGCTCCACGCCGGTACCCAGGTCGGCCGCCCGGACGCCCCGCACGCCCCCGCCGGTCGTCCCCGTTCCGGGGGAGCGGCCGACGGGCCGGGGCTCCTGGTGGGCGCGCCTGCTCGGCCGCCGCTGA
- a CDS encoding GTP-binding protein: MDFESSEASPAGPRREDVLPATAAAAVKVVIVGGFGVGKTTLVGAVSEIRPLTTEETMTQAGVGVDDTAGVERKTSTTVAMDFGRISINEELVLYLFGTPGQQRFWFLWRGLFEGALGAVVLVDTRRLEVSFDVIGRLEERGVPFVVAVNSFPDAPQHPVEELRSALDLPASVPLVLCDARRRDSSRDVLMTLMRHLHSLAVTPEIS, encoded by the coding sequence ATGGACTTCGAAAGCTCTGAGGCGTCGCCCGCCGGGCCGCGGCGCGAGGACGTACTGCCGGCCACGGCCGCCGCCGCGGTCAAGGTGGTGATCGTGGGCGGCTTCGGGGTCGGCAAGACGACCCTGGTCGGCGCGGTGAGCGAGATCCGGCCGCTGACCACCGAGGAGACGATGACCCAGGCCGGGGTCGGCGTCGACGACACGGCGGGCGTGGAGCGCAAGACGTCCACCACCGTGGCCATGGACTTCGGCCGGATCAGCATCAACGAGGAACTGGTGCTGTACCTCTTCGGCACCCCCGGCCAGCAGCGCTTCTGGTTCCTCTGGCGCGGCCTGTTCGAGGGCGCGCTGGGCGCGGTGGTCCTGGTCGACACCCGCCGGCTGGAGGTCAGCTTCGATGTGATCGGCAGGCTGGAGGAGCGCGGGGTGCCCTTCGTGGTGGCCGTCAACTCCTTCCCGGACGCGCCCCAGCACCCGGTGGAGGAGCTGCGCAGCGCCCTCGACCTGCCCGCGTCCGTCCCGCTGGTGCTCTGCGACGCCCGGCGGCGCGACTCCAGCCGTGACGTCCTGATGACGCTGATGCGCCATCTGCACTCCCTCGCCGTGACCCCGGAGATATCGTGA
- a CDS encoding DUF742 domain-containing protein, producing MKEPGNNWEDGSPERLYVITGGRSGPLVPSGLDLVTLIVAKSGPRPGMQPEHASIMRLCQAPLSVAEISAYLGLPVSVVTVLIDDLLTAGQVLSRAPVARAQLPDLALIEAVIDGLRKL from the coding sequence GTGAAGGAGCCGGGCAACAACTGGGAAGACGGGAGCCCCGAGCGGCTCTACGTCATCACCGGCGGTCGCAGCGGACCGTTAGTTCCCAGTGGCCTCGACCTGGTCACACTGATCGTCGCCAAGTCGGGGCCCCGGCCCGGCATGCAGCCGGAGCACGCCTCGATCATGCGGCTGTGTCAGGCGCCCCTCTCGGTGGCCGAGATCTCCGCGTACCTCGGCCTGCCGGTGAGCGTGGTCACCGTCCTGATCGACGATCTGCTCACTGCGGGCCAGGTGCTCTCCCGCGCACCCGTGGCCCGCGCCCAACTCCCCGACCTGGCATTGATTGAGGCAGTGATCGATGGACTTCGAAAGCTCTGA
- a CDS encoding roadblock/LC7 domain-containing protein, translated as MSQYQTNMDWMLKDLAESVPQTRHVIVLSADGLRMAQYGAETDTADRLAAACAGLQSLAGAVASELPGSNGRMRLVVIEMDGGFFYLMAAGAGAYLAVLAGEGVDAGLMGQRMRDLVARIGEHLSSPPRSDRQTA; from the coding sequence ATGAGTCAGTATCAGACCAATATGGACTGGATGCTCAAGGACCTGGCCGAGAGCGTTCCGCAGACCCGGCACGTCATCGTGCTCTCCGCCGACGGCCTGCGGATGGCCCAGTACGGCGCGGAGACCGACACGGCCGACCGGCTCGCCGCCGCCTGTGCCGGACTGCAGAGCCTGGCCGGCGCGGTCGCCTCCGAACTCCCGGGCAGCAACGGCCGGATGAGGCTGGTCGTGATCGAGATGGACGGCGGCTTCTTCTACCTGATGGCGGCGGGCGCCGGAGCCTATCTGGCGGTACTGGCCGGCGAGGGCGTCGACGCGGGGCTGATGGGCCAGCGCATGCGTGACCTCGTGGCGCGGATCGGAGAGCACCTCAGCAGCCCGCCGCGCAGCGACAGGCAGACCGCGTGA
- a CDS encoding sensor histidine kinase: MVREGSSPGSPGPTSPVVWALPALLTAALAAVTVALVAAPARTPVAWVGAAAFVAVALSCGEAARRGKAVAALRATVAAQEAALFRQQTETVRLAEALLPDVVGRLRKGEFPEDVLASLEDASTYQPGLTPAFRAAHHAVLRSVLDAVVAEEDLRDSAQRAFVNIARRVQAIVHQQAQELREMEDRHGQSPAVFGDLLRLDHGTALIGRLADSIAVLGGARPGRQWNKAVPLYSVLRGAMSRIIDYQRVELHSVSQVAVVGPAVEPLIHALAELLDNATRYSPPQTKVHLTAVDVNSGIAIEIEDGGLSMSEEARNRAERMLRQAQEGIDLTDLGETPRLGLAVVGRLSQAYDFRVSLRSSAYGGVRAVLVVPQGLITTVSTATGVAHGIGTASGPRAALEPAAAPPQPPRPATGPQVPAFVEEVPLVTERTPNGLPQRRRKARATASDGPAAVAQTTAEDPDRTEAQPGMWLAAFQSGLSGDSRTAGSHIADSQTTDASPASASKGEQP; this comes from the coding sequence ATGGTTCGAGAGGGATCGTCGCCCGGAAGTCCAGGGCCCACCTCACCCGTCGTATGGGCGTTGCCCGCCCTGCTGACCGCCGCGCTCGCGGCGGTCACCGTGGCGCTGGTCGCCGCGCCTGCCCGCACCCCCGTGGCCTGGGTCGGTGCCGCGGCCTTCGTCGCCGTCGCGCTCTCGTGCGGTGAGGCCGCCCGGCGCGGCAAGGCGGTGGCGGCGCTGCGTGCCACGGTCGCGGCGCAGGAGGCGGCACTGTTCCGGCAGCAGACCGAGACCGTACGGCTGGCCGAGGCGCTGTTGCCCGATGTCGTGGGGCGCCTGCGCAAGGGCGAGTTCCCGGAGGACGTACTCGCCTCCCTGGAGGATGCCAGTACCTACCAGCCCGGGCTGACCCCCGCGTTCAGGGCCGCCCACCACGCGGTGCTGCGCTCGGTACTCGATGCCGTGGTCGCCGAGGAGGACCTGCGCGACTCCGCGCAGCGCGCCTTCGTGAACATCGCCCGCCGCGTCCAGGCGATCGTGCACCAACAGGCTCAGGAACTGCGGGAGATGGAGGACCGGCACGGCCAGTCCCCGGCCGTCTTCGGCGATCTGCTCCGGCTCGACCACGGCACCGCGCTCATCGGCCGGCTCGCCGACTCCATCGCCGTGCTCGGCGGCGCGCGGCCCGGCCGCCAGTGGAACAAGGCCGTGCCGCTGTACAGCGTGCTGCGCGGTGCCATGTCCCGGATCATCGACTACCAGCGCGTGGAGCTGCACTCCGTCTCGCAGGTCGCCGTCGTGGGCCCGGCGGTCGAGCCGCTCATCCACGCGCTGGCGGAGCTGCTGGACAACGCCACCCGCTACTCGCCGCCGCAGACCAAGGTCCATCTGACCGCCGTCGACGTGAACTCGGGCATCGCGATCGAGATCGAGGACGGCGGCCTGAGCATGAGCGAGGAGGCCCGCAACCGGGCCGAGCGCATGCTGCGCCAGGCGCAGGAGGGCATCGACCTCACCGACCTGGGGGAGACCCCGCGACTGGGCCTCGCCGTGGTCGGCCGGCTCTCGCAGGCGTACGACTTCCGGGTCTCGCTGCGCTCGTCGGCGTACGGCGGGGTACGGGCCGTCCTCGTCGTCCCGCAGGGGCTGATCACCACTGTCTCGACCGCGACCGGCGTCGCCCACGGCATCGGCACCGCCTCGGGGCCCCGCGCGGCCCTCGAGCCGGCGGCCGCGCCTCCGCAGCCGCCCCGGCCGGCCACGGGCCCGCAGGTTCCGGCGTTCGTCGAGGAGGTCCCCCTCGTGACCGAGCGGACCCCGAACGGGCTGCCGCAGCGTCGCCGCAAGGCCCGTGCCACGGCCTCCGACGGGCCCGCCGCCGTCGCGCAGACCACTGCCGAGGACCCGGACCGGACCGAAGCACAGCCCGGGATGTGGCTGGCCGCCTTCCAGAGCGGCCTGTCCGGGGACAGCCGGACCGCCGGGAGCCACATCGCGGACAGCCAGACCACAGACGCCTCGCCGGCCTCGGCGAGCAAGGGGGAACAGCCATGA
- a CDS encoding PP2C family protein-serine/threonine phosphatase, with the protein MVSERDGLEARLRAMEEALERIGTSGNERGTCRELTGFLFRTLCDAAAVDLTGRGTVSDRVAEAGATDLLRDPSPDAPAAVRALDHGHSVRTWSGRAGDRPLYLVSVPLIGPGGGEAYGRLLVVRSGEDFSDHETATLHFAARLASVHIGHARRLAATEKTALDLQRALVSEPGRPHPNLDIASRYLPVGLRALVGGDWFETVRLHFGRTLLVVGDVMGHGLDAAVDMNAYRSVLREVASTELAPHRVLRRLDTLSASDEGRRPATCLLVRIDPARGMAVYASAGHLPPAVFSGDGTGELLEVPVGPPLGTGIGGYEALARPITADQTLLLYTDGLVERRGEDIDTSLDRLAGLRMTPGARVEDIVTAVCDGLDAQHAEDDVAVLAARLRPRPSPHAGT; encoded by the coding sequence ATGGTGTCGGAGCGCGACGGCTTGGAGGCGCGGCTGCGCGCCATGGAAGAGGCTCTGGAGCGGATCGGGACGTCCGGCAACGAGCGGGGGACCTGCCGGGAGCTCACCGGATTCCTGTTCCGGACGCTGTGTGACGCCGCCGCCGTGGATCTGACCGGCCGGGGCACGGTGAGCGACCGGGTGGCGGAGGCCGGCGCGACGGATCTGCTGCGAGACCCCTCTCCCGACGCCCCGGCCGCGGTCCGGGCCCTGGACCACGGGCATTCCGTGCGGACCTGGAGCGGGCGGGCCGGGGACCGGCCCCTGTACCTCGTCTCGGTACCGCTGATCGGGCCGGGCGGGGGCGAGGCGTACGGCAGGCTTCTCGTCGTCCGGTCCGGCGAGGACTTCAGCGACCACGAGACGGCCACGCTGCACTTCGCGGCGCGGCTCGCGAGCGTCCACATCGGGCATGCGCGGCGGCTGGCGGCCACCGAGAAGACGGCACTCGATCTCCAGCGGGCCCTCGTCTCCGAACCGGGGCGGCCGCACCCGAACCTGGACATCGCCAGCCGCTATCTTCCGGTCGGTCTGCGCGCCCTGGTCGGCGGCGACTGGTTCGAGACCGTCCGGCTGCACTTCGGCCGCACCCTGCTGGTGGTCGGAGACGTCATGGGGCACGGCCTGGACGCCGCCGTCGACATGAACGCCTACCGCTCCGTCCTGCGCGAGGTCGCCTCCACCGAACTCGCCCCGCACCGCGTGCTGCGCCGGCTGGACACCCTGTCCGCGTCGGACGAGGGCCGCCGGCCCGCGACCTGCCTGCTGGTACGGATCGACCCCGCCCGCGGCATGGCCGTCTACGCGAGCGCGGGGCACCTGCCGCCCGCCGTCTTCAGCGGCGACGGCACGGGCGAGCTGCTCGAGGTGCCGGTGGGCCCGCCGCTGGGAACGGGCATCGGCGGCTACGAGGCCCTCGCCCGGCCGATCACCGCCGACCAGACCCTGCTGCTCTACACGGACGGCCTGGTGGAACGGCGGGGCGAGGACATCGACACCTCACTGGACAGGCTCGCGGGTCTGCGCATGACACCCGGGGCACGCGTCGAGGACATCGTGACCGCGGTCTGCGACGGGCTCGACGCGCAGCACGCCGAGGACGACGTCGCCGTCCTGGCCGCACGCCTGCGCCCCCGGCCATCCCCGCACGCCGGTACGTGA